Proteins encoded by one window of Sulfurimonas hongkongensis:
- a CDS encoding HIT family protein produces the protein MKNILYAPWRDEYIAGKKIEGCVFCHISTHAKEDKKSHVLYRDEHCFMVMNIYPYTPGHFMIIPHKHTDKLEELDEATWLHMSLLAQKGVRLLKEGLGAKGVNIGMNLGKGAGAGIAEHIHMHLVPRWSRDTNFITALANTRVYSTDFKKIYKKIKKLTKKYI, from the coding sequence ATGAAAAATATTTTATATGCGCCGTGGAGAGATGAGTATATTGCTGGTAAAAAGATAGAGGGTTGCGTTTTTTGTCATATAAGCACTCATGCAAAAGAGGATAAAAAGTCGCATGTTCTCTACAGGGATGAACACTGCTTTATGGTTATGAATATATATCCTTACACTCCAGGACATTTTATGATAATCCCTCACAAACATACAGATAAATTAGAAGAACTAGATGAGGCAACATGGCTACATATGAGTCTTTTGGCTCAAAAGGGCGTTAGGCTTTTAAAAGAGGGCTTAGGTGCGAAGGGTGTAAATATAGGTATGAACTTAGGTAAAGGTGCAGGAGCTGGGATAGCTGAGCATATTCATATGCATCTAGTTCCTAGATGGAGTAGGGATACAAACTTTATAACAGCCCTAGCAAACACAAGAGTTTACTCAACTGACTTTAAGAAGATTTATAAAAAAATAAAAAAACTAACTAAAAAATATATATAA
- a CDS encoding TRAP transporter large permease has translation MMAIFIFVTVLALLLLGIPVAFVFGSVAIFFAFFIPELGFGIFDILSLRIYGIMSNSTLMAVPLFIAMGLILEKSKMAERLLISMSALFRDIRGGLAVSVVLVGAMLAASTGIVSASVVMMSVIALPLMLRAGYDKSLASSTVVASGTLGQIIPPSIILIILGDVMSVSVGELFMGAVLPGALLVGLYIAYILIRSYFSPELAPIPKEVKKVSKIEIFFSIIPPLLLMFSVLGSIFAGIASPTESAAFGVIGAIILSAINRSLNFEMLKYASLGSVKLSGMIFMILIASTAFSLVFNELGGTDAIVEFFHEDIGNVWFFIAISMLIIFVAGFFIDFIEISFIIVPILVPVMIGFGIDPLWFAILIALNLQASFLTPPFGLSLFFLKGVAGDSVSSSEIYRGIIPFILLQILTIGLVMIFPDLVFAFV, from the coding sequence ATGATGGCGATTTTTATATTTGTAACTGTTTTAGCACTTTTGCTTTTAGGCATCCCTGTAGCCTTTGTTTTTGGAAGTGTGGCTATTTTCTTTGCTTTTTTCATACCAGAGTTAGGTTTTGGCATCTTTGATATCTTATCTCTTCGCATCTATGGCATCATGAGCAACTCAACGCTGATGGCAGTTCCACTTTTTATAGCCATGGGGCTTATATTAGAGAAATCAAAAATGGCTGAGCGACTACTCATATCCATGAGTGCTTTGTTTCGTGATATCCGTGGAGGACTAGCTGTTAGCGTAGTCTTAGTCGGTGCTATGCTTGCGGCTTCAACTGGCATAGTCTCTGCATCTGTAGTTATGATGAGCGTTATAGCTCTTCCACTTATGCTTCGTGCTGGATATGATAAATCTTTAGCATCTTCGACAGTCGTGGCATCTGGAACACTTGGACAAATCATTCCGCCTTCCATTATTCTCATCATCTTAGGCGATGTTATGAGTGTAAGTGTTGGCGAACTTTTTATGGGAGCGGTTTTGCCTGGAGCTCTTTTAGTTGGTCTATATATTGCGTATATACTAATCCGTTCCTATTTTTCGCCAGAACTAGCTCCAATCCCAAAAGAGGTTAAAAAAGTATCTAAAATAGAGATATTTTTCTCTATAATTCCACCACTCCTTTTGATGTTCTCAGTACTAGGAAGTATCTTTGCTGGCATCGCATCTCCTACCGAGTCTGCCGCTTTTGGAGTTATTGGTGCGATAATTTTAAGTGCAATCAACAGATCACTAAATTTTGAGATGCTAAAGTATGCCTCACTAGGAAGTGTAAAGTTAAGCGGCATGATATTTATGATACTCATCGCATCTACTGCCTTTTCTCTTGTGTTTAACGAACTTGGAGGGACTGACGCTATAGTTGAGTTTTTTCATGAAGATATTGGAAATGTTTGGTTTTTTATAGCGATCTCGATGCTAATTATCTTTGTAGCTGGTTTTTTCATAGACTTTATAGAGATATCGTTTATCATAGTACCTATCTTGGTCCCTGTTATGATAGGCTTTGGGATTGACCCTCTCTGGTTTGCAATCCTTATAGCACTAAACCTACAAGCCTCATTTTTAACTCCACCCTTTGGGCTTTCACTCTTTTTTCTAAAAGGTGTAGCAGGAGATAGTGTAAGCTCTAGTGAGATATATAGAGGCATCATTCCTTTTATACTCTTACAAATCTTAACCATAGGGCTAGTTATGATATTTCCAGATTTGGTTTTTGCTTTTGTATGA
- a CDS encoding TRAP transporter small permease subunit: MIDKGIKYLGYFTAFILSFLVLLVVYDATSRYFFSGGSIALQELEWHLFDVIILFGIAYTLKENAHVRVDIFYASYSKKKKTIINIISSLFFVLPFSCMIVYIGIDFVALSFAQNEASSNPGGLEYRFLVKSLLPLSFFFLALVAINEAYKDIKSLREDAKSNESKEYDGAIKL, encoded by the coding sequence ATGATAGATAAAGGCATAAAATATTTAGGCTATTTTACAGCTTTTATCTTGAGTTTTTTAGTTTTGCTCGTAGTTTATGATGCTACTTCTCGTTACTTTTTCTCAGGCGGCTCTATTGCTCTTCAAGAGTTGGAATGGCATCTCTTTGATGTTATTATCCTTTTTGGAATTGCTTATACTTTAAAAGAGAATGCTCATGTTCGAGTAGATATATTTTACGCGTCTTACTCAAAAAAGAAAAAAACTATCATAAACATCATCTCTTCACTCTTTTTCGTGCTTCCTTTTTCATGTATGATAGTCTACATTGGCATCGATTTTGTAGCTCTTAGTTTTGCTCAAAATGAAGCTTCATCAAATCCTGGAGGTTTGGAGTATAGGTTTTTAGTAAAGTCACTTCTTCCTCTGTCTTTCTTTTTTTTAGCACTTGTCGCAATTAATGAAGCCTATAAAGATATCAAAAGTTTAAGAGAAGATGCAAAGAGTAATGAGTCTAAAGAGTATGATGGGGCTATAAAGTTATGA